Proteins encoded together in one Candidatus Desulfarcum epimagneticum window:
- a CDS encoding Ferredoxin has protein sequence MKRPVVELSDCVLCGVCEDICPEVFQINDAGYVEVADLDHYPEDAVNEAVVNCPVDCVSLEDG, from the coding sequence ATGAAAAGGCCGGTTGTGGAGCTTTCCGACTGCGTTTTATGCGGCGTCTGCGAGGATATATGCCCGGAGGTGTTTCAAATCAACGACGCGGGCTATGTGGAGGTGGCCGATCTGGACCATTATCCCGAGGACGCCGTGAACGAGGCCGTGGTCAACTGTCCGGTGGACTGCGTCAGCCTTGAAGACGGATGA
- a CDS encoding Rubrerythrin, protein MSYDFNADDIFEMALQMERNGAEFYKNAAQGPAADKHQDFLLDLARMEEAHEKTFAKLQKDLSGSEKAATVFDPSGESTLYLKALVDTRVFFEKKIDVSSFKEILKAAITAEKDSIVFYLGMKDLVPEKLGKDRIDEIIREEMGHVRLLAKKLLNA, encoded by the coding sequence AGATGGAGCGAAACGGCGCCGAATTTTACAAAAACGCGGCCCAGGGCCCGGCCGCGGACAAGCATCAGGACTTTCTTCTGGACCTGGCCCGAATGGAAGAGGCCCACGAAAAAACCTTCGCCAAACTTCAAAAAGACCTGTCCGGATCGGAAAAGGCCGCCACGGTGTTCGACCCTTCCGGAGAATCGACGCTTTACCTCAAGGCCCTGGTGGACACCCGGGTGTTTTTTGAAAAAAAGATCGACGTGTCCTCTTTCAAGGAGATATTAAAAGCCGCCATCACGGCGGAGAAAGACTCCATCGTCTTTTACCTGGGGATGAAGGACCTGGTGCCGGAAAAACTCGGGAAAGACCGGATCGACGAGATCATCAGAGAGGAGATGGGCCACGTCCGGCTTCTGGCCAAAAAACTGCTGAACGCCTGA